One Akkermansiaceae bacterium genomic region harbors:
- a CDS encoding thiazole synthase has translation MNQPLIIAGRSFQSRLMTGTGKFASNELMRDTLASSGCEIVTVALRRADLSGGNDPKADILKFIDPGKYLLLPNTSGAMDADEAVRLARLAVAAGLPKWIKLEIHPDPTYLLPDPIETLKAAEVLVKEGFTVLPYINADPVLAKRLQEAGTAAVMPLGAPIGSNQGVVTRDMIRIIIDQAIVPVVVDAGLGAPSHAAEAMELGADAVLVNTAMAIASDPVRMGECFKIAVEAGRAAYEMGLPEADDHASATSPLTGFLD, from the coding sequence ATGAACCAACCACTGATAATCGCCGGTCGCTCCTTCCAATCCCGACTGATGACCGGGACAGGTAAATTCGCATCGAATGAACTGATGCGCGATACCCTGGCATCGTCTGGCTGCGAGATTGTCACGGTGGCTTTGCGTCGTGCCGATCTCAGTGGTGGCAACGATCCCAAGGCGGATATTCTCAAGTTCATCGACCCTGGAAAATACCTGTTGTTACCCAATACCAGCGGTGCCATGGATGCCGATGAAGCGGTGCGCCTGGCCCGTCTCGCCGTGGCGGCGGGCTTGCCCAAGTGGATCAAACTGGAAATCCACCCCGACCCTACGTATTTGCTGCCTGATCCCATTGAGACACTGAAAGCGGCTGAAGTGCTGGTGAAAGAAGGATTTACCGTGCTACCCTATATCAATGCCGATCCGGTGCTGGCAAAACGTTTGCAGGAGGCGGGAACCGCTGCGGTCATGCCCCTGGGCGCGCCAATCGGCTCGAACCAAGGCGTCGTCACCCGCGACATGATTCGCATCATCATCGACCAGGCAATAGTGCCGGTCGTGGTTGATGCCGGTCTCGGAGCTCCTAGCCATGCGGCCGAAGCGATGGAACTCGGTGCCGATGCGGTCCTGGTCAATACCGCCATGGCCATCGCCTCCGATCCAGTGAGGATGGGCGAGTGTTTCAAGATTGCCGTGGAAGCAGGTCGCGCTGCCTACGAAATGGGTTTGCCCGAGGCCGACGATCACGCATCGGCCACCAGTCCGTTGACAGGGTTCCTGGATTGA